Genomic DNA from Anaerolineae bacterium:
TCCAGGGAACGAATGAGCTCGTTCATTCGGGCCCTCTGAGTTTCGGAAGCCCGAGGACAACGGTTCTGCTCCACCATGAGACCAGCCTGGCGGGCAAAGCTGATGATTTCCCTTTCCTCAAGATAGAAGAGCGGGCGGATTATCGTTATCAGCCCGCCAAACATGGAGACCTTTGGCTTTAAACCCTCAGGTTTGCTGTGGAAGAAAAGGTTCAAAAGGAAAGTTGCAGCCACATCGTCAGCGTGGTGGGCGAAGGCAACTTTGGGATATCCCAGGCGATGGGCAGCAATGAAGAGGGCTTTCCGGCGATTCCAGGAACACCAGAAACAGTTCAATGGATCCTCCCCAGGCCTGGCCCCTTCCTTGAGGTTCACGTATTCAAAAACATAGGGTATTCCTTCCCGTTGAAAAATGCCTTCCAGCACCTCTTTCGGGACTCCGAAGCCATAATCGTTCTGGATATTTATGGCAACCATTTCGTAACGCTGAGGTGAGAAAAACCTCCTCCAGTGAAGGAGGTGTAAAAGCACAAGGCTATCCTTCCCTCCCGAGACAGCTACTGCTATCCTGTCTCCGTCCTCAATAAGCCTGTGCTGGCGGATAGCTCTGTTAACCTTTTTCAGGAGGAAATAAGCCCTCTTGCGTATCTCAGGAGAATTTAAAAGGCTTTCCCTGGGCCACTTCATTTTACCCTCATTCAAGCGCTCTCTGGAAAGATGATACCACAAAACAGCTAACAGACAAAGCCGCAAAAACACCAGCAAGTTTCTGGCGATGATAAAACCTCCCGTCAGACCGTAGCCTGATCATCGCGGCATCGCTGTCCCAACAACTCCGGCTTCCACCCCCACTGTTGTCTGGGAAAAATCAGCCAGGCTGAAGCCCCGAATCGCCCCTCTGGGCTTGCGCAGCCCGAAAAATTTGCATTATTTTAGCCTTTCGAGTATAATTAAGGGGCGATTCAAAGGGGAATGATGGTGAAGATAAAAGCGAAGGCGTTTATTTCTGAAAAGCTTACCTGCCCGGAATGGGAGGTAAGCTTTTTTAATTTCCACAAGGGAGGAGGGACATGAGCAAGGAACTGAATCCTTTCACAATAGCTCAGAGACAACTTGATGAAGCGGCAAAGATCATGAAGCTTGATGAAGCCGCGCATGAGATTTTGCGGTGGCCTATGAGGGAGTTCCATGTGCGCATTCCCGTCCGAATGGACGATGGAAGCGTAAAGGTTTTTGAGGGGTTTAGGGTGCAGTACAACGATGCCCGTGGCCCTACGAAGGGCGGAATTCGTTTCCACCCGGATGAGACCTTTGACACTGTGAGAGCCCTGGCCGCCTGGATGACCTGGAAAACAGCGGTTATGGATCTACCCCTCGGAGGAGCAAAGGGAGGGGTGGTCTGCAACCCCAAAGAGATGAGCAAAGGAGAACTTGAAAGGCTGAGCCGGGGCTACATAAGGGCTCTGGCCCATTACATCGGCCCCGAAGTGGACGTCCCCGCCCCCGACGTTTACACCGACGCCCAAACCATGGCCTGGATGATGGATGAATATTCAAAGATAGTGGGCCACAATGCTCCGGGCGTGATAACCGGTAAACCCTTGCCCCTGGGTGGCTCCGTCGGCAGGGAAGACGCCACTGCCCGGGGCGGGATGTACTGTATCCGGGAGGCAGCGAAAGTCCTCGGCATATCCCTCCAGGGCGCAACAACAGCTATCCAGGGCTATGGAAATGCCGGGACTTATGCTCACAAACTGGGCACAGAGCTCCTGGGCCTCAAAGTGGTAGCCGTATCTGACTCCAAGGGCGGTATCTACAATCCCAAAGGCCTTGATTACGAAAAGGTGCTCGCCCACAAGAAAGAGACAGGCACTGTCCTCAACTTCCCTGGAGCCGATAACATCACCAACGAAGAGCTTCTGGAGCTTGACGTGGACATCCTGATCCCGGCTGCCCTGGAGAACCAGATTGGAGACTGGAATGCCGACCGGATCAAGGCCAAAATAGTGGCGGAATTGGCTAACGGCCCCACCACCCCCGAGGCCGATGAGATCCTCTTCCGCAAGGGTGTTTACGTCATCCCCGATTTCCTGTGCAACGCCGGCGGTGTAACTGTATCCTACTTTGAGCAGGTCCAGAACTTCTACCTCTTTTACTGGGATGCAGATGAGGTATATCAGCGTCTGGATTCCAAGATGACCAAGGCTTTCCATTCAGTGCACGAAACCGCCAGGAAATACAACGTTCACAACCGCCTGGGAGCTTACATAGTAGCTGTCTCCAGGGTGGTGGAGGCCATGAAGCTTCGGGGCTGGATTTAAAAGAAGCGCCGCCGGGGGTCCCCGGGGCCCCCGGCGGTTCTGTTTTAAGGAAAGTTATGGTCTTTATCTTGGCTTCTCTTTTCGCCTTCCTCAATGGCTTCCACGATAGCGCTAACGTAGTGGCTCTGGCCATCTCCTCCAGAGCCATAAGGCCATCGCTTGCGCTAACCATCGCGGCCCTGGCTGAGTTCATCGCTCCCTTTGCCTTCGGGGCGGCAGTAGCCAATACCATCGGCCAGGACCTCATAGAGCCAACAGCTGTAAGCCAGAGAACTCTATCGGCAGCTTTGATTTCGGCTATCGCCTGGAGCCTGATAACCTGGTACAGAGGCATACCTTCAAGTTCCTCCCACGCTCTTCTGGGAGGCCTCACAGGAGCTGCAGTGGCTGAAATAGGGCTTTCATGCCTCAAGCTCTACGGGCTTTACAAAATCGTCCTTTCCCTTTTCCTATCCCCAATCCTGGGCTTTGCTGGAGGCTTTTTCCTCATGAAACTCATACTCTTTTTGACAAGAAACGCCACCTCTAAGGTAAACATCTACTTCAAGCAGGGCCAGCTTTTGACGATGTTAGCGCTGGCTTTGGGCCACGGTTCCAACGACGCCCAGAAATCTATGGGAATAATGGCTATGGCTCTGGCCAGCGAAGCTGGGGAATTCTTGGTTCCCACCTGGGTTAAATTTACCTGCGCTTTCGCCATAGCCTCCGGAGTTGGAGCAGGGGGTTGGAGGATAATAAGAACCATAGGGGGAAAATTTTACAAAGTCCGACCCATTCACGGCTTTTCGGCTCAAGTGAGCTCGGCCGGGATAATCCTCGGTGCTGTCTTTGCCGGTGGCCCTGTGAGCACCTCCCAGATCGTTAGCTCAGCTTTGGCTGGAGTCGGCTCTGCCGAGAGGCCTTCCAAAGTGCGGTGGAAAGTTTTCAGGGAAATCATGGCCTCCTGGATAATAACTTTTCCTGCGACCGCTTTCGGAGCCTGGGCACTGGGCTTGATCCTTAACCTCGGAACCTAACAGGCTCCTCCGGCGTCTTTCTCTGTGGAAGCCCTTGCCGGAGGTGCTGAAGTGCGAGCTTTTAAAATTGCCTCGTTAACTTTGTTAGCCTTTCTCCTCTTCCCATGGCCAGCTCTGGCCGATGGAATCATCATTCCCTTCCCTCCGAAGCCTCCGATTCCCCCCATTTCGGCCCTGGAAATAAAATACCACAGGGTCAATGTGAGCATAAAAGACCAAGTGGCCTTTACCAGGGTTGACCAGGTCTTCTACAATCCAAACTCTTTCCCCATAGAAGGCATCTATGTCTTTCCTTTCCCGGAGGAAGCGGCTATATCCGCTTTCTCCATGTATGTGGACGGTAAGAAACTGGAAGGGAAGCTCCTCAAAAAGGAAGAAGCCCGACGCCTATATGAGCAAATCGTCCGAAGTTCCAAAGACCCGGCCCTTCTGGAATACGTCGGGCGCAACGCTTTCCAGGCCAGCATATTCCCCATACCCCCTGGAGGAGAGAGGAGGATACAGGTTGAATACACCCAGCTGCTTCCCTATGAGGGCGGAATCGTTAAATACATCTACCCCCTGGATACCGAGCGCTTTTCCGCTAAACCGATAGAAGAGGTAACTATAAACATTGAAATCTCTTCCCAGAAGCCCCTCAAACTCATCTATTCCTCAAGCCATGAGGTTAGGATTGAGCGACAGGGGGAGAACAAAGCAGTTGTTGGATACGAAGAGAAAAACACCCTTCCCGACAGAGATTTTGCCCTCTATTTCTCCTTCTCCCCCGATGAACTGGGCTTCGGCCTTTTAAGCTACAAACCGGCAGGGGAAGACGGCTTCTTCATCCTTTTCCTTTCTCCTGAGATCCGCCAGGAAGAAGAAGTTGCCAAGGACGTAATCTTCGTGCTGGATATTTCAGGAAGCATGGAGGGGGAGAAACTCCGTCAAGCTAAAGAGGCCCTGAAATTTGTCCTTTCCCGCCTGCACGGGGAAGATCGCTTCAATGTGCTGGTTTTCTCCACAGGGGTTTACCGATTTGCCGAATCCCTCGTTCCAGCTTCGGAGAAGGAAAAAGCCCGGGAATTTGTGGAAGAACTCCAGGCTGGCGGCAGCACCAATATCTATCAGGCCCTTCTGGAAGCCCTGGCCGACGTGGAAGAGAGGCCCACCTACCTCCTCTTCCTGACCGATGGCCTGCCCACCGTCGGAATCACCGATGTGCACCGGATAGTAGAGGAAGTAAGCCGCAAGATCCCCAGGAATGTCCGTCTTTTCACCTTTGGCGTCGGAGATGATGTCAATACCTTCCTCCTGGATAAATTAGCTTCTGAGCATCGGGGAATAAGCACCTATGTGCGGCCCGGGGAAGACCTGGAAGCAGCCATTTCCACCTTCTATTCCCGCATAAGTTCCCCTGTCCTCACCGATCTCTCCCTGGAATTCAAGGGTGTGCGGGTGAGGGACCTTTACCCTTCGCCCTTGCCCGACCTTTTCGCTGGTTCTCAGCTTGTGATAGTGGGGCGTTACCAAGAGGGAGGCAAAGCTACTGTAACCATCAAG
This window encodes:
- a CDS encoding tRNA 2-thiocytidine(32) synthetase TtcA (TtcA; YdaO; catalyzes the thiolation of cytosine 32 in specific tRNAs; forms 2-thiocytidine (s(2)C)) → MKWPRESLLNSPEIRKRAYFLLKKVNRAIRQHRLIEDGDRIAVAVSGGKDSLVLLHLLHWRRFFSPQRYEMVAINIQNDYGFGVPKEVLEGIFQREGIPYVFEYVNLKEGARPGEDPLNCFWCSWNRRKALFIAAHRLGYPKVAFAHHADDVAATFLLNLFFHSKPEGLKPKVSMFGGLITIIRPLFYLEEREIISFARQAGLMVEQNRCPRASETQRARMNELIRSLEKEIPHLKANLIKVSERCNYEEDRL
- a CDS encoding Glu/Leu/Phe/Val dehydrogenase, with product MSKELNPFTIAQRQLDEAAKIMKLDEAAHEILRWPMREFHVRIPVRMDDGSVKVFEGFRVQYNDARGPTKGGIRFHPDETFDTVRALAAWMTWKTAVMDLPLGGAKGGVVCNPKEMSKGELERLSRGYIRALAHYIGPEVDVPAPDVYTDAQTMAWMMDEYSKIVGHNAPGVITGKPLPLGGSVGREDATARGGMYCIREAAKVLGISLQGATTAIQGYGNAGTYAHKLGTELLGLKVVAVSDSKGGIYNPKGLDYEKVLAHKKETGTVLNFPGADNITNEELLELDVDILIPAALENQIGDWNADRIKAKIVAELANGPTTPEADEILFRKGVYVIPDFLCNAGGVTVSYFEQVQNFYLFYWDADEVYQRLDSKMTKAFHSVHETARKYNVHNRLGAYIVAVSRVVEAMKLRGWI
- a CDS encoding inorganic phosphate transporter; translated protein: MVFILASLFAFLNGFHDSANVVALAISSRAIRPSLALTIAALAEFIAPFAFGAAVANTIGQDLIEPTAVSQRTLSAALISAIAWSLITWYRGIPSSSSHALLGGLTGAAVAEIGLSCLKLYGLYKIVLSLFLSPILGFAGGFFLMKLILFLTRNATSKVNIYFKQGQLLTMLALALGHGSNDAQKSMGIMAMALASEAGEFLVPTWVKFTCAFAIASGVGAGGWRIIRTIGGKFYKVRPIHGFSAQVSSAGIILGAVFAGGPVSTSQIVSSALAGVGSAERPSKVRWKVFREIMASWIITFPATAFGAWALGLILNLGT
- a CDS encoding VIT domain-containing protein, yielding MRAFKIASLTLLAFLLFPWPALADGIIIPFPPKPPIPPISALEIKYHRVNVSIKDQVAFTRVDQVFYNPNSFPIEGIYVFPFPEEAAISAFSMYVDGKKLEGKLLKKEEARRLYEQIVRSSKDPALLEYVGRNAFQASIFPIPPGGERRIQVEYTQLLPYEGGIVKYIYPLDTERFSAKPIEEVTINIEISSQKPLKLIYSSSHEVRIERQGENKAVVGYEEKNTLPDRDFALYFSFSPDELGFGLLSYKPAGEDGFFILFLSPEIRQEEEVAKDVIFVLDISGSMEGEKLRQAKEALKFVLSRLHGEDRFNVLVFSTGVYRFAESLVPASEKEKAREFVEELQAGGSTNIYQALLEALADVEERPTYLLFLTDGLPTVGITDVHRIVEEVSRKIPRNVRLFTFGVGDDVNTFLLDKLASEHRGISTYVRPGEDLEAAISTFYSRISSPVLTDLSLEFKGVRVRDLYPSPLPDLFAGSQLVIVGRYQEGGKATVTIKGKRGDKEETLSWETEFLTKGGEEFIPRIWAARHIGYLMEQIRLHGENKEIVDEIVELSLRYGIITPYTSFLVGEEIFTPEGKEEAVRKLMPNLSMAPEASFGAQAVQKSIVQRHLQETTLATPSIVSERIRQIGDRAFIFRDGVWIDTTFERKKMETIRVPFGSEAYFRLLMENPQLGRYFSLGKRVIVVAGDRTYEVVEEPEKPSPPPQKPDFLTRLIRLLRNILKLKN